Proteins encoded together in one Coffea arabica cultivar ET-39 chromosome 2c, Coffea Arabica ET-39 HiFi, whole genome shotgun sequence window:
- the LOC113726663 gene encoding peroxidase N1 encodes MEVHSLNKISVIFSFLFFAMGAATLALGQGTRVGFYAAACPRAESIVQSTVRTHFQSDPKVAPGLLRMHFHDCFVQGCDGSILIDGAGTEKTAPPNLLLRGYEVIDDAKSQLEQACPGVVSCADILALAARDSVVLAGGPGWPVPTGRRDGRVSLASDATNLPGFRDSVDVQKQKFAAKGLDTQDLVALVGGHTIGTVACQFVQYRMYNFNSSVTVDPSISPSFLSQFQSLCPANGDASKRVALDTGSENRFDNSFFGNLQSGRGILESDQMLWTDPSTRTLVQRFLGIRGLLGLTFSAEFARSMVKMSNIGVKTGTDGEIRRVCSAIN; translated from the exons ATGGAAGTTCACTCCCTTAACAAAATCTCTGTGatcttttcgtttctttttttcgCCATGGGTGCTGCAACCTTGGCATTAGGCCAAGGAACGCGAGTTGGGTTCTATGCAGCTGCATGCCCCCGAGCTGAATCAATTGTGCAATCTACAGTGAGAACACATTTTCAGTCCGACCCTAAAGTTGCTCCGGGGTTGCTTAGGATGCATTTCCACGACTGTTTCGTCCAGGGCTGCGACGGTTCTATCCTCATTGACGGTGCAGGCACCGAGAAAACTGCTCCGCCTAATCTTTTGTTGAGAGGATATGAAGTGATTGACGATGCTAAGAGCCAGCTTGAGCAAGCATGCCCTGGTGTCGTTTCTTGTGCAGACATTCTTGCTCTAGCTGCCCGTGACTCTGTTGTGCTG GCTGGTGGACCGGGTTGGCCTGTGCCAACGGGACGTAGAGATGGCCGAGTTTCATTAGCATCCGATGCCACAAATTTGCCAGGATTCAGAGATTCCGTTGATGTTCAAAAGCAAAAGTTTGCTGCAAAAGGTCTCGATACACAAGACCTCGTGGCCCTTGTTG GGGGACACACAATTGGAACGGTAGCTTGCCAATTCGTCCAGTACAGAATGTACAACTTCAATTCCAGCGTGACGGTTGACCCTTCCATCAgtccctcttttctttctcaatTTCAGTCACTTTGTCCGGCAAATGGTGACGCCTCCAAGCGTGTGGCCCTAGACACCGGCAGTGAAAACAGGTTCGACAACTCTTTCTTCGGAAATCTTCAGAGTGGTCGGGGTATCCTGGAATCAGATCAAATGCTGTGGACAGATCCCTCCACCAGAACCCTTGTGCAGCGATTTTTAGGGATAAGAGGCTTGCTTGGCTTGACGTTCAGTGCCGAGTTTGCAAGGTCCATGGTGAAGATGAGTAACATTGGTGTCAAAACAGGCACTGATGGTGAGATTCGCAGAGTCTGCTCGGCTATAAATTGA
- the LOC113726666 gene encoding uncharacterized protein: MEVVGARSSNASGAKYECLLFDMDDTLYPLSAGLNLACRKNIEEFMLHHLGIEGTEVPKMCLDLYKECGTTMAGLKDLGYEFDNDEFHAYVHGRLPYDALKPDPILRNLLLSMPQRKIIFTNADKAHAAQVLSRLGLEDCFEGVICFETLNPPPPEAPSADHANGTPDDDNDSAGESSETTISGDAINDETKSKTIFNTAKQQILCKPSLTSMLAAIRIANVDPNKTIFFDDSARNIASAKLAGLHTVIVGSSNLVPGADHALSSIHNIKEALPQIWEAEEEHLDQIIQSRVETVVLA, translated from the exons ATGGAAGTTGTGGGTGCGCGGAGCTCCAATGCCAGTGGAGCCAAATATGAGTGCTTGCTCTTTG ATATGGATGATACATTGTATCCTTTGAGCGCCGGTCTCAACTTGGCTTGCCGCAAGAATATAGAAG AGTTCATGCTGCATCACCTGGGAATCGAAGGAACTGAGGTGCCAAAAATGTGTTTGGATTTGTACAAGGAATGTGGGACTACTATGGCAGGTCTCAAG GATCTTGGTTACGAATTTGACAACGATGAGTTTCATGCTTATGTTCATGGGAGATTGCCCTATGATGCACTCAAACCTGATCCAATATTAAGGAATCTCCTGCTTTCCATGCCACAGCGCAAAATA ATTTTCACCAACGCTGACAAAGCACACGCAGCTCAAGTGCTGAGTAGGTTGGGCCTGGAAGATTGTTTTGAAGGTGTGATATGCTTTGAAACCCTCAATCCACCACCTCCGGAGGCACCTTCTGCTGATCACGCCAACGGAACGCCGGATGATGACAATGACAGCGCCGGAGAAAGTTCCGAAACAACAATCTCTGGAGAcgccatcaatgatgagacaaAGAGCAAGACCATATTTAACACGGCGAAGCAGCAAATTCTCTGTAAACCTTCTCTAACATCGATGCTAGCTGCCATTCGCATTGCAAACGTCGACCCCAACAAAACT ATTTTTTTTGATGATAGTGCTCGAAATATTGCTTCTGCAAAGTTAGCTGGACTTCATACCGTAATA GTGGGGAGCTCCAACCTTGTTCCTGGTGCTGACCATGCGTTGAGTAGCATCCACAATATCAAAGAAGCCCTGCCTCAGATATGGGAAGCTGAAGAAGAGCATCTGGACCAAATCATCCAATCCAGAGTGGAAACTGTAGTCCTTGCGTAG
- the LOC113728724 gene encoding pollen receptor-like kinase 1, translated as MASPLNCRMTFTKFLEHFLLLYLLLLCPKITADDGQNGFHGEERDALLALVAGFSNSFLHHNWTKVMCYENDPPYWFGIECLNGRVSGVRLENLGLTGEIKVDSLLNLTELSILSFKDNSISGPLMDFSNNQKLIYIDLSGNRFDGAIPLSLLKLNSLASLHLQANNLSGSIPSFDQTSLLEFNVSYNNLSGPIPNTKVLQSFNRFSYFGNPNLCGPPSSSDCNSKNDTSDTNKSKSSKSSKLLPILLVVNVVALIILLFLCIIFFKKYKNLKKRLEEKHILVRDEEKDEKIKMETGGNRVAADEVEKGKLVFASEDRKFELDDLLKASAEGLGKGNFGNCYKAMLERGPIVVKRLKDLKPLSGEEFMKQVRMIADQKHPNLLSLLAYYYSKDEKLLLYKFASNGNVYNRLNEGKGKPTRIPFRWSSRLSVARGVARALEYLHLNTKSTNVVPHGNLKLSNVLIDENDGVLVTDYGLTSLVAAPLAAQRMIAFKSPEYQSHKKVSRKSDVWSYGCLLLELVTGRVSADSAPPGTNAVDLCSWVHRAVREEWTAEIFDVEIAVQRSANHGMLKLLQIAMRCCVSSPENRPEMSEVAREVENIVVTADSEDEEEFSSMDRSLTDESMSTPSRSTTTLDDRR; from the exons ATGGCTTCTCCATTGAATTGTAGAATGACGTTTACTAAGTTCCTCGAGCACTTCCTTCTTCTATATCTTCTTCTACTATGTCCAAAAATCACGGCTGACGATGGTCAAAATGGCTTCCACGGAGAGGAAAGAGATGCCCTTTTGGCTCTCGTAGCCGGTTTTAGCAATTCGTTTCTTCATCATAACTggactaaggtcatgtgttacGAGAACGATCCTCCCTATTGGTTTGGCATTGAGTGTTTGAATGGAAGAGTTTCCGGAGTAAGATTGGAAAATTTGGGCCTAACCGGAGAAATCAAAGTTGATTCACTTCTCAACCTGACAGAGTTATCAATTCTGAGCTTCAAAGACAACTCAATTTCAGGACCACTGATGGACTTCTCGAACAATCAGAAGTTGATATACATTGATTTATCAGGCAACAGGTTTGATGGAGCAATACCGTTGTCCCTTCTAAAGCTCAATTCCTTGGCCTCATTGCATCTTCAGGCTAACAATTTGAGTGGTTCAATTCCATCGTTTGATCAGACTAGCTTGCTGGAATTCAATGTGTCTTACAACAATCTTTCGGGCCCAATTCCCAATACTAAAGTCCTTCAATCATTCAACCGGTTTTCGTACTTTGGTAATCCAAACTTGTGCGGCCCTCCATCTTCCTCAGACTGCAACAGCAAAAATGATACGTCAGATACTAACAAGTCAAAAAGTTCAAAGTCGTCTAAACTCCTTCCAATCTTATTAGTTGTTAATGTTGTTGCTTTGATCATTCTTTTATTCCTCTGCATTATTTTCTTTAAGAAGTATAAAAACCTCAAGAAAAGGCTGGAGGAAAAGCACATTTTGGTCAGGGACGAAGAAAAGGATGAGAAGATTAAAATGGAAACGGGGGGAAATAGGGTAGCAGCTGATGAAGTAGAGAAAGGGAAGCTCGTGTTCGCAAGTGAAGATAGGAAATTTGAACTTGACGATCTCCTAAAAGCATCTGCTGAAGGTTTGGGTAAAGGCAACTTTGGTAACTGCTATAAGGCTATGCTGGAAAGGGGACCAATTGTCGTAAAACGACTAAAGGACTTGAAACCTTTAAGCGGTGAAGAATTCATGAAACAAGTAAGAATGATTGCTGATCAAAAGCATCCAAACTTGCTATCTCTTCTTGCCTATTACTATTCGAAAGATGAAAAGCTACTACTATACAAATTTGCTTCAAACGGAAACGTGTACAACCGACTTAATG AGGGAAAGGGGAAACCAACTCGAATTCCTTTTCGGTGGAGCTCAAGATTATCAGTAGCTCGTGGTGTAGCTCGAGCATTGGAATATCTACACCTCAACACCAAGTCAACAAACGTTGTCCCACATGGAAATTTGAAGCTATCCAATGTACttattgatgaaaatgatggtGTCCTTGTAACGGATTATGGGCTAACTTCACTTGTAGCAGCTCCACTGGCAGCTCAACGTATGATTGCATTCAAATCACCCGAATACCAAAGTCACAAAAAGGTGTCAAGAAAGTCTGATGTTTGGAGCTATGGCTGCTTACTCCTGGAGCTGGTAACAGGGAGAGTTTCAGCTGATTCAGCCCCCCCAGGGACCAATGCAGTTGATCTATGCAGTTGGGTTCATCGCGCAGTCAGAGAAGAATGGACAGCTGAGATTTTTGATGTTGAAATAGCAGTTCAGAGAAGTGCCAATCATGGGATGCTAAAACTACTGCAGATTGCAATGAGATGTTGTGTAAGTTCCCCTGAAAATCGCCCTGAAATGAGTGAGGTTGCAAGAGAAGTTGAGAACATAGTCGTAACGGCTGATTCCGAAGATGAGGAAGAGTTTTCATCAATGGATCGATCGCTCACGGATGAATCCATGTCAACTCCATCCAGGAGTACTACAACTTTAGACGATCGAcgataa
- the LOC113726664 gene encoding cationic peroxidase 2-like, with product MEANHLSKISTFLFLLFASAATLALGQGTRVGFYLTSCPRAESIVQSTVRTHFQSNPKIAPGILRMHFHDCFVQGCDGSILIDGAGTEKTAPPNLLLRGYEVIDDAKRQLEQACPGVVSCADILALAARDSVVLSNGPGWPVPTGRRDGRVSLASDTANLPGFRDSVDLQKQKFAAKGLNTQDLVALVGGHTIGTVACQFAQYRMYNFNSSVTVDPSISPSFLSQFQSLCPANGDASKRVALDTGSENRFDNSFFGNLQSGRGILESDQMLWTDPSTRTLVQRFLGIRGLLGLTFSVEFARSMVKMSSIGVKTGTDGEIRKVCSAVN from the exons ATGGAAGCTAACCACCTTAGCAAAATCTCTacgtttttgtttcttttgttcgCCTCGGCTGCAACCTTGGCATTAGGCCAAGGAACGCGAGTTGGGTTCTATTTAACTTCATGCCCTCGAGCTGAATCCATTGTTCAATCTACTGTGAGGACACATTTTCAGTCCAACCCTAAAATTGCCCCGGGAATACTTAGGATGCACTTCCACGACTGTTTCGTCCAGGGCTGCGACGGTTCTATCCTCATTGACGGTGCAGGCACCGAGAAAACTGCCCCGCCTAATCTTTTGTTAAGAGGATATGAAGTGATTGACGATGCTAAGCGCCAGCTTGAGCAGGCATGTCCTGGGGTCGTTTCTTGTGCAGACATTCTTGCTCTAGCTGCCCGTGATTCTGTTGTGCTG AGTAATGGACCCGGTTGGCCTGTGCCAACAGGACGAAGAGATGGCCGAGTGTCACTAGCATCCGATACCGCAAATTTGCCGGGATTCAGGGACTCCGTTGATCTTCAAAAGCAGAAGTTCGCCGCGAAAGGTCTCAATACACAAGACCTCGTGGCCCTTGTTG GGGGACATACGATTGGAACAGTAGCTTGCCAATTCGCCCAGTACAGAATGTACAACTTCAATTCCAGCGTGACGGTTGACCCTTCCATCAgtccctcttttctttctcaatTTCAGTCACTTTGTCCGGCAAATGGTGATGCCTCCAAGCGTGTGGCCCTAGACACCGGCAGTGAAAACAGGTTCGACAACTCTTTCTTCGGAAATCTTCAGAGCGGTCGGGGTATCCTAGAATCAGATCAAATGTTGTGGACAGATCCCTCAACCAGAACCCTTGTGCAACGATTTTTAGGGATAAGAGGCTTGCTTGGCTTGACGTTCAGTGTGGAGTTTGCAAGGTCCATGGTGAAGATGAGTAGCATCGGTGTTAAGACAGGCACTGATGGTGAAATTCGCAAAGTCTGCTCGGCTGTAAATTGA
- the LOC113726665 gene encoding uncharacterized protein — protein MDFHHGPVGSPSSSTSSTEINPSNSTSFNHQNGGPAPHCNAAGANNSDPMHSWWESISKARTRIHLLSTLLPETSSVLSSLADSDRPARSLLLSSAAYSSISSSLSSPSSGSGDDSLCQWLYDTFLSADPELRLVVLCYIPLLSSLYLSRIHSSSTTSAISPTPNLAGFEAVLLVLYSSEVKARSGKPVLISIPDLSQPSLYHSPRNPPSNKSNPINNNPSSRPLVGVLSPPLEPQMAVKSTKRASIVGIALDCYYKQISQMPNWSKLDFCKFSADWAGQDCPCKSDFDDFTAQKPDNFTESSNGLSGDSRGHNEIEDVVEEIRHLRIEGRDKELRPQGVRIPLPWELLQPALRILGHCLLGPLITEDVKDAASVAIRSLYARASHDLNPQAILATRSLIQLDKRAREAAAAAAAAAASATSNANTPSKAKKPEILLVSK, from the coding sequence ATGGACTTCCACCACGGACCCGTTGGATCCCCTTCCTCATCCACCTCTTCCACCGAGATTAACCCATCTAACTCCACTTCCTTCAACCACCAAAACGGTGGTCCTGCTCCCCACTGCAACGCCGCCGGAGCAAATAACTCCGACCCGATGCACTCCTGGTGGGAATCCATATCAAAAGCCCGCACTCGAATCCATCTCCTCTCTACTCTTCTCCCCGAAACCTCCTCAGTTCTCTCGTCCCTCGCCGACTCCGACCGCCCTGCCCGCTCCCTCCTCCTCTCTTCCGCCGCCTATTCTTCCATCTCATCTTCCCTCTCCTCCCCTTCATCCGGCTCCGGCGACGACTCTCTTTGCCAGTGGCTATACGACACCTTCCTCTCTGCTGACCCCGAACTCCGCCTCGTTGTCCTCTGCTATATCCCtctcctctcctccctctatcTATCCCGCATCCACTCCTCCTCCACCACCTCTGCGATCTCCCCCACCCCTAATCTCGCCGGCTTCGAAGCTGTCCTTCTTGTCCTCTACTCATCTGAAGTTAAAGCTCGTTCGGGTAAACCCGTGCTCATTTCAATCCCTGATCTCTCTCAACCTTCTCTTTACCACTCCCCTCGAAATCCCCCTTCGAATAAATCGAACCCCATTAACAATAACCCCTCGTCTCGGCCTCTAGTCGGCGTTCTATCGCCTCCTCTCGAACCCCAGATGGCGGTGAAGTCTACTAAACGAGCCTCCATTGTAGGCATTGCCCTTGATTGTTATTATAAGCAGATCTCGCAAATGCCCAATTGGTCAAAGCTTGATTTTTGCAAATTTTCGGCAGATTGGGCAGGTCAGGATTGCCCTTGTAAATCTGATTTCGATGATTTTACTGCCCAAAAACCTGATAATTTTACTGAAAGTAGCAACGGGCTTTCGGGGGACTCGAGGGGTCATAATGAGATTGAGGATGTTGTGGAAGAAATTCGGCATTTGCGAATTGAGGGGAGGGACAAGGAGTTGAGGCCACAGGGGGTGAGAATTCCGCTGCCATGGGAGTTATTGCAGCCGGCATTGAGGATTTTGGGGCACTGCTTGCTGGGGCCTTTGATTACAGAGGATGTGAAAGATGCAGCTTCAGTGGCAATAAGGAGCTTGTATGCTAGGGCCTCCCATGACCTGAACCCGCAGGCCATTTTGGCGACTAGGAGTCTGATTCAGCTAGATAAGAGGGCGCGCgaggctgctgctgctgctgcagctGCAGCTGCCAGTGCTACCTCCAATGCTAATACACCCAGTAAGGCTAAAAAGCCTGAGATCCTTTTGGTTTCTAAGTGA